A single Astyanax mexicanus isolate ESR-SI-001 unplaced genomic scaffold, AstMex3_surface scaffold_33, whole genome shotgun sequence DNA region contains:
- the LOC125789940 gene encoding C-type mannose receptor 2-like yields MDQKWISMIVLFSAVCGVSPYVPHRYHFVNQSKTWTEAQSYCRETYTDLATINNMDEMKKLNDTLKGKGRDYVWIGLGRGDTGKWGWSLPDGNFYTVGDTDQNWRSGEPNNHGGIEFCVGMYKQDGKWFDDNCESKHTFVCFDGKGYVFINETKTWREAQSYCREHHTDLASVRNESERWQISAAGSGDNFWIGLYKDSWKWSDQSNSSFRYWESNQPEQSKCAAASVNDQGQWHDIECRDQCPFICHENELILIQQNLSWADALRYCREKHVDLVSVHSEEIQLWVKDVAQKASTDHVWLGLRHTCTQGFWFWTSGFTVCYDNWAPGNGAEGEECSPVERTGAVQARGDQQWVSLPENQTLNFICIKYEG; encoded by the exons ATGGATCAGAAGTGGATCTCAATGATCGTactgttctcag CTGTGTGTGGTGTATCTCCATACGTTCCTCATCGGTATCACTTTGTGAATCAGAGTAAAACCTGGACTgaagctcagagctactgcagaGAGACCTACACTGATCTGGCCACCATCAACAACATGGATGAGATGAAGAAGCTGAACGACACTCTGAAGGGTAAAGGTAGAGACTATGTTTGGATTGGTCTGGGCCGTGGGGACACTGGGAAATGGGGGTGGTCTCTGCCAGATGGAAATTTCTACACTGTAGGAGATACAGACCAGAACTGGAGAAGTGGAGAACCAAATAATCATGGAGGAATAGAGTTCTGTGTTGGAATGTATAAACAAGATGGAAAGTGGTTTGATGACAACTGTGAGAGTAAACatacttttgtgtgttttgacggTAAGG GATACGTATTCATTAATGAGACAAAGACCTGGCGTgaagctcagagctactgcagaGAACATCACACAGACCTGGCCAGTGTGAGGAACGAGAGTGAGAGATGGCAGATCAGTGCAGCAGGAAGTGGTGATAATTTCTGGATCGGCCTGTATAAAGACTCCTGGAAGTGGTCAGATCAGAGTAACTCCTCATTCCGATACTGGGAGTCTAACCAGCCAGAACAATCAAAATGTGCTGCAGCTTCTGTGAATGACCAGGGTCAGTGGCATGATATAGAATGTAGAGATCAGTGCCCTTTCATCTGCCATGAGA ATGAACTGATCTTGATTCAGCAGAATCTGAGCTGGGCAGATgctctgagatactgcagagagaaaCATGTGGACCTGGTCTCAGTTCACTCTGAGGAGATCCAGCTCTGGGTGAAGGATGTGGCTCAGAAAGCCTCCACTGATCATGTGTGGCTGGGTCTGCGTCACACCTGCACTCAGGGATTCTGGTTCTGGACGAGTGGGTTTACCGTCTGCTATGATAACTGGGCTCCAGGTAACGGTGCAGAAGGTGAAGAGTGCAGTCCTGTAGAGAGAACCGGAGCAGTGCAGGCTAGAGGAGATCAGCAGTGGGTCAGCCTGCCTGAGAACCAGACTCTCAACTTCATCTGCATCAAATATGAAGGTTAG